From a region of the Methanolinea sp. genome:
- a CDS encoding GNAT family N-acetyltransferase produces the protein MITVETYGPERKSEWNAFIARSKNGMFLFDRNYMEYHQDRFDDCSLMFYKDERLIATLPAHLDQDTLYSHEGLTFGGIISGMEMRAVTMLDIFSELLGYAKQNNIKKIRYKSIPYIFHTIPAEEDRYALFINKASLYRRDLSFAINISEPLRPLSSRTRGIRKAQKAGLDVRESDNIKEFWDILGSNLMKRYGTKPVHSYEEIKLLKDRFPDEIRFFSCYKEDQHLGGVVIYASRNVAHIQYVANSEQGRQMHALDLIVPYLITTTYFKKRYLSLGVSTEQQGWYLNRNLSRYKESYGSGAVVHDFYELKVR, from the coding sequence ATGATTACAGTTGAAACGTACGGTCCTGAAAGAAAATCCGAATGGAACGCATTTATTGCAAGATCAAAAAACGGCATGTTTCTCTTCGATCGTAATTACATGGAATATCACCAGGATCGGTTTGATGATTGTTCCCTGATGTTCTACAAAGACGAACGTCTTATCGCAACTCTTCCTGCCCATCTTGATCAGGATACCCTGTATTCCCATGAAGGCTTAACCTTTGGAGGAATCATCAGCGGGATGGAGATGAGGGCAGTCACCATGCTTGATATTTTCAGTGAATTACTGGGTTACGCAAAGCAAAACAACATAAAAAAGATCAGGTACAAATCAATCCCCTATATCTTTCACACGATTCCGGCAGAGGAAGACCGGTATGCCCTTTTTATCAATAAAGCATCGCTTTACCGGCGCGACCTTTCTTTTGCAATCAACATCTCTGAACCATTGAGACCCCTGAGCTCCCGTACCAGGGGGATTCGGAAGGCACAGAAGGCAGGGCTTGATGTAAGGGAGAGTGATAACATCAAGGAATTCTGGGATATCTTGGGATCGAATCTCATGAAAAGGTATGGCACGAAACCTGTGCACAGCTATGAAGAGATTAAGTTACTCAAGGATAGGTTTCCCGATGAAATTCGGTTTTTTTCATGCTATAAGGAGGATCAGCACCTGGGTGGAGTGGTGATTTACGCAAGCAGAAATGTCGCACATATTCAATATGTAGCAAATTCTGAACAGGGTCGACAGATGCATGCCCTTGACCTTATTGTCCCCTATCTCATAACAACCACTTATTTTAAGAAAAGATATCTTTCGTTGGGTGTATCTACCGAACAGCAAGGATGGTATCTGAATAGGAATCTTTCGCGGTACAAGGAAAGCTATGGGTCGGGAGCTGTTGTTCATGATTTTTATGAATTGAAAGTCAGATAA
- a CDS encoding glycosyltransferase family 61 protein: MRIDEQNRIPLFIYNNTGFPLGSPSSDPVYFIYQWRSISDDNLVQGYAKTPLRAFLPAGSSTKISMHVVAPYTAGDYMLEVMMSGSHSEPVCEIAVTITEEQMRTHAREYEIAVAEGRLDEAFTCYKKDQECLGNDFSENDTFLCIVSTVKEWCTANSLPYTIVQEARVQEEPSQRGFGSFYRQNIFGFGDVPEGYFAELRDVVIIGGYTLILADNNSRALYDAYLHPEKESIDFRQWDRIINDDATNTVLLTFEKDWGPDIEEGIFMDGVNAENYFHWLIEFIPRFWTLDQFDIDERIPLIVNAKLHPNLIEALEMCNSSRRPIICIHDGMRYRVKRLLVPSNLSFIPLDGKKGAETGSLGAIPPLAIQFLRQKFSHNMRKRDYGMGHLLYIHRKEALYRRPVNEKEVEETFVKYGFLSLNPAELSFSEQVALFSSARVIAGPGGAGLVNMIFAPNTTIILPLTATAYSFYSWFARYMDLETVNVTGKPIPGTSIVKHQRDYVIDVEKIEETIQSLDELSGMVSGNHPLNKPHQVSHICIDTLPVFPADTSYHIDRINWKIRSDYPSSIFIDGGQDLFIEGWAIDVIADAPAATVFISFDSGQQYRAFYSLKRPDVSAHFRNEKLLHCGFIAIIPANSLPHGIRKCSLKIVTHDRHHYYHYPDLITFNITQ, from the coding sequence ATGCGAATTGACGAGCAAAATAGAATTCCTCTCTTTATTTACAATAATACTGGCTTTCCTCTGGGTTCACCTTCTTCTGATCCGGTATACTTTATTTACCAGTGGAGATCTATTTCCGACGACAATCTCGTTCAGGGATACGCCAAGACGCCTCTCCGTGCTTTCTTGCCGGCAGGCTCATCAACAAAGATCAGCATGCATGTCGTTGCCCCCTACACCGCAGGCGATTATATGCTGGAAGTCATGATGAGCGGTTCTCACTCTGAACCTGTATGTGAAATTGCGGTTACCATCACGGAAGAACAAATGCGGACTCATGCCCGGGAGTATGAAATTGCGGTAGCCGAGGGGCGTCTGGATGAAGCGTTCACCTGCTATAAAAAGGATCAGGAATGTCTCGGCAATGATTTCTCTGAAAATGATACCTTTTTATGTATAGTATCAACTGTAAAAGAGTGGTGTACAGCCAATTCCCTCCCCTATACCATCGTACAGGAGGCTAGGGTCCAGGAAGAACCATCCCAAAGGGGGTTTGGCTCATTCTACCGGCAGAATATCTTCGGCTTCGGCGATGTTCCCGAAGGCTATTTTGCTGAATTGCGTGATGTTGTTATTATTGGCGGATATACCCTCATTCTCGCTGATAACAACTCGAGGGCATTATACGATGCGTACCTGCATCCGGAAAAAGAGAGCATTGATTTCCGACAATGGGATCGTATTATCAATGACGATGCCACAAATACCGTCCTTTTAACCTTTGAAAAAGATTGGGGCCCTGATATAGAAGAGGGGATATTCATGGACGGTGTCAATGCAGAAAATTATTTTCACTGGCTGATCGAATTTATCCCCCGCTTCTGGACCCTTGACCAGTTTGACATAGATGAAAGAATACCACTGATCGTTAATGCTAAACTTCATCCGAACCTAATCGAAGCCCTGGAAATGTGCAACTCGTCCCGGAGACCGATTATCTGCATCCATGACGGAATGCGTTACAGGGTGAAAAGACTGCTTGTACCATCCAATTTATCATTTATTCCGCTCGATGGAAAAAAGGGAGCAGAGACTGGATCATTGGGGGCAATCCCCCCCCTCGCTATACAATTTTTACGGCAGAAATTCTCTCACAACATGAGAAAACGTGATTATGGTATGGGACATCTTCTCTACATCCATCGGAAAGAGGCGTTATACCGCAGGCCCGTCAACGAAAAGGAGGTTGAGGAGACATTCGTTAAATACGGTTTTCTATCACTGAACCCTGCAGAACTCTCATTTAGTGAACAGGTAGCTCTCTTCTCCTCTGCCCGCGTGATCGCTGGTCCTGGGGGGGCGGGGCTGGTCAATATGATTTTTGCCCCGAACACAACCATAATCTTACCTCTGACCGCGACAGCATATTCCTTCTATTCATGGTTTGCCAGATATATGGATTTGGAAACGGTCAATGTCACAGGTAAACCAATTCCCGGAACTTCCATCGTTAAACATCAAAGAGATTATGTTATTGATGTTGAAAAAATAGAAGAAACCATTCAATCACTAGATGAGCTGTCCGGTATGGTATCAGGCAATCACCCCTTGAATAAACCCCATCAGGTATCACATATTTGCATCGATACTCTCCCCGTTTTCCCTGCCGACACAAGTTATCATATCGATAGAATCAATTGGAAGATTCGTTCTGATTATCCTTCAAGTATTTTTATTGACGGCGGACAGGATCTTTTCATCGAGGGCTGGGCTATTGATGTCATTGCAGATGCACCAGCGGCAACCGTCTTCATCTCTTTTGATTCTGGCCAGCAATATCGTGCATTCTACTCTCTGAAAAGACCGGATGTGTCAGCCCACTTCAGGAATGAAAAACTCTTGCATTGTGGTTTTATTGCAATAATACCTGCTAATAGTCTACCTCACGGGATAAGAAAATGTAGTTTAAAGATCGTTACACATGATCGACACCACTACTACCATTATCCTGACCTGATCACTTTTAATATCACCCAATAG
- a CDS encoding glycosyltransferase family 61 protein → MDKVDKDLFSVTMICPLRNLRMRIGEQLRIPLFIRNLSPFTIDSFPPDPMLIIHRWVREPSDKCYEGKRPTLLNKPLQTGESRKLVVYIESPPEEGKYCLDITILYDGCRFEDCSPEISTNLNNVRVSYAQKRIHAKSYESALKKGKIDIATSAFIKDRKRLGSYFSDTNTCIFTIKGVKEWCKDQGLPYYTVKKEIPMNILGKDNPDIVHDPSSWSTTLPEIYLAELKDVSIIGGHNPLFVDTHVALYDEYLHHRREKFDYTQNGYQILYGPGDTLTVHGEQEVGEPIQEGIFMSGIHSSNYFHWLVEYISRFWTLDQFPEYGHIPLIIDQDLHPNLLEALDTVCSVERKIIPVKYGERYLVHRLVVPSRLSFIVQEYREGILPQPSDTAISPIAIWYLRKRSGLITLPQRKPFKRLYISRSGQENRMLLNEREIEEVFMQYGFESVNPGTMTFHEQVKEFSTAGIIAGPTGAGFTNILWAPKDATILQLIGEGMSQGFSQITRIIGQNLIEVRGASLPGTGPVPWQCHYVIAIEEVERIIQGVLESHHHSESA, encoded by the coding sequence ATGGACAAGGTCGATAAGGATCTTTTTAGTGTTACCATGATATGCCCTCTCCGGAATCTCCGGATGCGGATTGGCGAACAGTTAAGAATCCCGCTTTTTATCCGGAACCTTAGCCCGTTTACTATCGATTCCTTCCCTCCCGATCCCATGCTGATAATCCATCGATGGGTGCGGGAACCGTCCGATAAATGCTACGAAGGTAAACGGCCTACGCTACTGAATAAGCCACTCCAGACCGGGGAATCAAGAAAACTTGTTGTGTATATCGAATCTCCGCCAGAGGAAGGGAAATATTGCCTTGATATAACAATTTTATATGATGGATGCCGGTTTGAAGACTGTTCCCCTGAAATCAGCACCAATCTCAACAACGTGCGTGTGAGTTATGCTCAGAAGAGAATCCATGCCAAGAGCTATGAGTCTGCTCTCAAAAAGGGAAAAATTGATATAGCAACATCTGCTTTTATCAAAGACCGGAAGCGGTTGGGTAGCTATTTTTCCGATACAAATACCTGTATTTTTACAATAAAAGGTGTCAAAGAATGGTGCAAGGACCAAGGATTACCGTATTATACCGTAAAAAAAGAAATACCAATGAATATCCTTGGAAAGGACAATCCGGACATCGTGCATGATCCATCATCTTGGAGTACAACACTCCCTGAAATTTATCTCGCGGAACTCAAAGATGTCAGTATCATCGGGGGGCATAATCCTCTCTTTGTCGACACACATGTAGCCCTGTACGATGAATATCTGCATCATAGGCGGGAGAAATTCGATTATACCCAGAATGGATATCAAATACTGTATGGTCCCGGTGACACCCTCACCGTGCACGGTGAGCAGGAAGTTGGTGAGCCAATACAGGAAGGGATTTTCATGTCAGGGATTCATTCTTCGAATTATTTCCACTGGTTAGTGGAATACATATCCCGTTTCTGGACCCTTGACCAGTTTCCGGAATACGGCCATATCCCTCTTATCATCGACCAAGATCTTCATCCCAATCTCCTGGAGGCACTGGATACAGTTTGTTCGGTGGAAAGAAAAATAATTCCTGTGAAATATGGAGAACGATATCTTGTACACAGACTTGTCGTTCCCTCCCGACTATCTTTTATTGTCCAGGAGTATAGGGAAGGAATTTTGCCTCAACCATCAGACACGGCAATTTCTCCAATCGCCATCTGGTATTTACGAAAACGATCAGGTCTAATCACCCTTCCTCAACGGAAGCCATTCAAACGATTGTATATTTCAAGAAGTGGCCAGGAAAATCGAATGTTACTAAACGAACGTGAAATTGAAGAGGTTTTCATGCAATACGGGTTCGAATCTGTCAATCCGGGTACCATGACATTTCATGAACAGGTGAAAGAATTCTCAACCGCAGGAATCATTGCCGGTCCAACTGGTGCCGGGTTCACGAATATCCTCTGGGCTCCTAAAGATGCAACGATTCTGCAGTTGATCGGGGAAGGAATGTCTCAGGGATTTTCACAAATTACCCGTATAATCGGACAGAACCTGATAGAGGTGCGGGGCGCTTCTCTCCCCGGGACGGGTCCAGTACCTTGGCAATGTCATTACGTCATTGCTATTGAAGAGGTGGAACGAATTATTCAGGGGGTTCTTGAATCACATCATCACTCTGAATCGGCATGA
- a CDS encoding methyltransferase domain-containing protein, with product MEQDSNKFKDYASRLIKEYSRPFSFEEIHSHIRVKQALTFLEINKCNRILEIGGGKMPLFPYLVNFDQYVLVEPIQEFVSSASSQLQCSHRITIIRDFLENCQETLEEIGFDCIIANGVLHEVTDPRSFLTTVKTISHENTISYFSLPNAASLHRLLAKEMGLIKTIFEISNTDKKYHRALVYDKKSIISLMNEMGFSVIDFGTYFIKPFTNKQMEELIMKGIFDMKLIDGLIGLTAYLPEYGSEMYVIAKRRYE from the coding sequence ATGGAGCAAGATTCTAATAAATTCAAAGACTATGCTTCACGACTTATAAAAGAATACTCCCGGCCCTTTTCTTTTGAAGAGATCCATTCACACATAAGGGTAAAACAAGCACTTACATTTCTTGAGATCAATAAATGCAATAGGATTCTTGAAATTGGAGGTGGAAAAATGCCTCTTTTTCCGTATCTTGTCAATTTTGACCAATATGTTCTTGTTGAACCTATCCAAGAATTTGTCTCAAGCGCTTCATCACAATTGCAATGTTCCCACAGAATAACCATTATTCGAGATTTTCTTGAAAATTGTCAGGAGACTTTAGAGGAAATTGGTTTTGATTGCATTATCGCAAATGGTGTTCTTCACGAAGTTACCGACCCTCGTTCTTTTCTAACAACAGTGAAAACCATCTCTCACGAAAATACAATCTCTTATTTTAGCCTTCCAAATGCGGCATCTTTGCATCGTCTTTTAGCAAAAGAAATGGGGCTTATTAAAACCATTTTTGAGATTTCCAATACTGATAAAAAATATCATCGGGCACTGGTATATGATAAAAAGTCAATAATATCGCTTATGAATGAAATGGGATTCTCTGTGATTGATTTCGGTACTTATTTTATTAAACCTTTCACTAATAAGCAGATGGAGGAATTAATTATGAAAGGAATTTTCGATATGAAATTAATCGATGGTCTCATAGGTCTTACTGCATACCTACCAGAATATGGATCTGAAATGTACGTTATTGCTAAAAGACGATATGAATAA